A genomic window from Quercus lobata isolate SW786 chromosome 10, ValleyOak3.0 Primary Assembly, whole genome shotgun sequence includes:
- the LOC115964046 gene encoding pentatricopeptide repeat-containing protein At3g22470, mitochondrial-like: protein MIFRTKNGALTLSSNLFKTLTSFLNSSPFSSIPKPNFSTPRRPASLIVPPPPPTTTTSRTVSSSDFNTICSLLISSQPHQTTTNIDDLLKGFEEKLNSNLVLQILMNYRQLGRIKTLEFFAWAGMQMGFQFDDCVVEYMADFLGRRKLFDDIKCLLVTVFLHKGRVSCRTFSICIRFLGRQGRVREALCLFQEMESQFRCKPDNLVYNNMLYVLCKKERSEELIDFALMIFRRIELPDTYSYSNILVGLCKFGRFETALDVFGEMGRAGLVPTRSAVNFLIGQLCSLSAKEGAVEKVRVKDAHRPFTILVPNVGANSGAVQPAVAVFWAVHEMGLLPSTFVIKQLISELCRLGKMEEAVKLLKLVEGRKLSCVEEGYSIVIQALCEHRLVEEASHLFGRMLSQGMKPKLVIYNSVISMLCKLGNLDDAKRVFEIMNKKRCLPDNFTYSALILAYGEARNWEDAYGLLIEMLGLGLSPHFHTYSLVDKLLRDNAKLDLLFKLERKLDSQILQKLCKAGELGAAYEKLKSLLEKGFYPPVYIKDAFEHAFKKSGKLKMARELLQKIDNDCKPDETEIRSSE from the coding sequence ATGATCTTTAGAACTAAAAATGGAGctctcactctttcttcaaACCTCTTCAAAACCCTCACATCCTTTCTCAATTCCTCTCCATTTTCTTCAATCCCCAAACCCAATTTCTCCACTCCCAGAAGACCTGCTTCACTCATTgtgccaccaccaccaccaacaacaacaacctcACGCACTGTAAGTTCTTCTGATTTCAACACAATCTGTTCTTTACTAATTTCAAGCCAACCCCATCAAACCACAACaaatattgatgatttgttaaAGGGTTTTGAAGAAAAGTTGAACTCTAATCTTGTGCTTCAAATTCTGATGAACTATAGACAGTTGGGTAGGATTAAGACCTTGGAATTCTTTGCTTGGGCTGGAATGCAAATGGGTTTTCAGTTTGATGACTGTGTTGTTGAGTACATGGCTGATTTCTTAGGTAGGAGGAAGCTATTTGATGATATCAAGTGTCTTTTGGTGACTGTGTTCTTACATAAAGGTCGAGTTTCGTGTCGAACATTTTCGATTTGTATTAGGTTTTTGGGTAGGCAAGGGAGAGTTAGAGAAGCCCTTTGCTTGTTTCAGGAAATGGAATCACAATTTAGGTGTAAACCCGATAATCTTGTGTACAATAATATGCTCTATGTGCTTTGCAAGAAGGAAAGATCTGAGGAACTAATTGATTTTGCACTTATGATTTTTAGGAGAATCGAATTGCCGGATACGTATTCGTATAGTAATATTCTTGTTGGTTTATGTAAATTTGGTAGGTTTGAGACTGCACTTGATGTTTTTGGTGAAATGGGTAGGGCTGGTTTAGTTCCTACTCGGTCTGCGGTGAACTTTCTTATTGGGCAGTTGTGTTCATTGAGTGCAAAAGAGGGAGCTGTTGAGAAAGTTAGAGTGAAAGATGCTCATAGACCCTTTACAATTTTAGTTCCAAATGTGGGTGCTAACAGTGGTGCTGTACAGCCTGCAGTTGCAGTGTTTTGGGCAGTTCATGAGATGGGTTTATTACCTAGTACATTTGTTATAAAGCAGCTGATTTCAGAGCTTTGTCGATTGGGTAAAATGGAAGAAGCTGTTAAGTTGTTGAAACTTGTTGAGGGAAGGAAGCTGAGTTGTGTGGAAGAAGGTTACTCTATTGTCATACAGGCATTGTGTGAACACCGATTAGTAGAGGAAGCCAGCCATTTGTTTGGGAGGATGCTCTCCCAGGGCATGAAGCCAAAGTTGGTTATTTACAATTCTGTTATTTCAATGCTATGCAAATTAGGGAATTTAGATGATGCTAAAAGGGTTTTTGAGATTATGAATAAGAAGAGATGCCTTCCAGATAATTTTACCTATTCGGCATTGATCCTTGCTTATGGTGAAGCTAGGAATTGGGAAGATGCTTATGGCTTATTGATTGAGATGTTAGGATTGGGCTTATCTCCACATTTTCACACATATAGTTTAGTGGATAAACTTTTGAGGGATAATGCAAAGTTGGATTTGTTATTCAAATTGGAGCGGAAATTGGACTCTCAGATCTTGCAGAAGCTCTGTAAAGCAGGTGAACTAGGGGCTGCTTATGAGAAGCTAAAATCATTACTTGAAAAGGGTTTTTATCCACCAGTCTATATCAAGGATGCTTTTGAACATGCATTTAAAAAGAGTGGAAAATTGAAGATGGCTCGTGAATTGCTACAGAAGATTGACAATGACTGCAAACCTGATGAGACAGAAATCAGAAGTTCTGAATAA
- the LOC115965945 gene encoding mitogen-activated protein kinase kinase kinase 17-like has product MAVKSESAASASSSLMNEELVLQALRGCPNVVQSFGSDITTDCFGDSIYNVFLEFASGGSLFDFIKKTGSGTGLPEVLVRDFTRSILIGLKQVHDHGFVHCDTKPHNVLLVPTVDRYIPKVADFGLAKRHNVRDGSGVRGTHLFFSPQMVVFGIQEAPSDIWALGYIVLMMLTGKPPWACTSKSELVYQIAMETPTIPHHISKAAQNFLSCCFVRHSAKRLTATELLSHFFLLESDECKEVFIQESAEVSNQKYLGVKPQSQHRPSALPSFIPLPSSSPKEEEDIPAALERTCYKQNHPLAIMGCQPPVTFTACAN; this is encoded by the coding sequence ATGGCTGTAAAATCAGAAAGCGCTGCTTCTGCGTCATCTTCACTCATGAATGAAGAATTGGTTCTTCAGGCTTTAAGAGGGTGTCCTAATGTGGTTCAAAGCTTTGGATCAGACATCACGACTGACTGCTTTGGGGATTCAATCTACAACGTTTTTCTTGAGTTTGCTTCGGGAGGAAGCTTGTTTGATTTCATCAAGAAAACTGGTTCTGGTACTGGGTTGCCTGAGGTTCTAGTAAGGGATTTCACTCGGTCTATTCTGATTGGATTGAAGCAAGTGCATGACCATGGATTTGTTCACTGTGATACCAAGCCTCATAATGTCCTGTTAGTACCTACAGTAGATCGGTATATTCCTAAAGTTGCAGACTTTGGGTTGGCAAAGAGGCACAATGTGAGAGATGGTAGTGGTGTCAGAGGCACACATTTGTTCTTTTCTCCTCAGATGGTGGTTTTTGGAATTCAGGAAGCACCTTCAGATATTTGGGCACTTGGGTATATTGTGTTGATGATGTTGACAGGAAAACCACCGTGGGCTTGTACATCTAAATCTGAACTTGTGTATCAGATTGCTATGGAAACACCGACGATTCCACACCATATTTCAAAAGCAGCCCAAAACTTCTTGAGTTGCTGCTTTGTGAGGCATTCTGCGAAGAGGTTGACGGCTACTGAGCTATTGAGTCACTTCTTTTTACTAGAATCAGATGAGTGTAAAGAAGTATTCATTCAAGAATCGGCTGAAGTTTCAAATCAGAAGTATCTTGGAGTAAAGCCTCAATCACAGCATCGTCCTTCAGCTTTGCCAAGTTTTATACCTCTTCCTTCTTCATCGCCTAAAGAGGAAGAGGACATCCCTGCTGCATTGGAGAGAACATGTTACAAACAGAACCATCCTTTGGCAATCATGGGTTGCCAACCTCCCGTCACTTTTACTGCTTGTGCCAATTGA
- the LOC115964047 gene encoding uncharacterized protein LOC115964047, whose translation MVKVINNNCYFDNLDFVNAKLLFLCFIAPYSLWGGWHYQKKKVLSLSYVENNSKQEVCFLQQQASKQETSTQDQGKLQVTAAQRVSQQQGAAQHAPRDQEKMQVNAGHSASQYQWKTRDAIMSNEELEDLIESIPYHDQIIHSIQGMMPHGLEVIS comes from the coding sequence ATGGTTAAAGTAATTAACAATAATTGCTATTTTGACAATTTAGATTTTGTCAATgctaaattgttatttttgtgtttcATAGCCCCGTACAGCCTTTGGGGAGGATGGCACtaccagaaaaaaaaagtcttgtCTTTGTCCTATGTTGAAAACAATTCTAAGCAAGAAGTATGCTTTCTGCAGCAGCAAGCTTCCAAGCAGGAAACGAGCACCCAGGATCAGGGGAAGCTGCAGGTCACTGCAGCCCAGCGTGTATCGCAGCAGCAGGGTGCAGCCCAGCATGCACCACGGGATCAGGAAAAGATGCAAGTGAATGCAGGCCACAGTGCATCACAGTATCAGTGGAAGACCAGAGATGCAATCATGAGCAATGAAGAATTAGAAGACTTGATTGAATCAATACCTTATCATGATCAGATTATTCATTCAATTCAAGGGATGATGCCACATGGTCTGGAAGTTATTAGTTGA
- the LOC115963904 gene encoding uncharacterized protein LOC115963904: protein MRDREMGGLPCESESWVSSSSTTSIPENDTAFELVSQPQTTGSLNQDEEWAKLNFANKNNLNMNNKNGSSLKKKKKKSQVLLEWYVEPADDDDLSRTKSLTDEDLDELKGCLDLGFGFSYEEIPELRNTLPALELCYSMSQKFMDEQQKSPPESAQAPATDSCSPVSSPIANWKISSPGDPPEDVKARLKYWAQAVACTVRLCS, encoded by the exons atgagagatagagagatgggAGGCCTTCCATGTGAATCTGAATCctgggtttcttcttcttccaccaCCTCAATCCCAGAAAATGATACTGCTTTTGAGCTGGTAAGCCAACCCCAAACTACTGGCTCTCTTAACCAAGACGAGGAGTGGGCAAAGTTGAATTTTGCTAACAAGAACAACCTTAACATGAACAATAAAAATGGCAGTagtttgaagaagaagaagaagaaaagccagGTCTTGCTTGAATGGTATGTGGAGCCAGCTGATGATGACGACTTGTCAAGAACCAAGAGTTTGACAGATGAGGATCTTGATGAGCTCAAAGGGTGCTTGGATCTTGGCTTTGGGTTCAGCTATGAGGAGATTCCTGAGCTCCGTAACACCTTGCCTGCGCTTGAGCTTTGCTATTCAATGAGCCAGAAGTTCATGGACGAGCAGCAGAAGTCACCACCAGAGAGTGCTCAAGCGCCTGCCACCGACTCTTGCTCTCCGGTTTCTAGTCCCATTGCCAACTGGAAGATCTCTAGTCCTG GTGACCCTCCAGAAGATGTTAAGGCAAGGCTAAAATATTGGGCGCAGGCTGTGGCATGTACTGTTAGATTATGCAGCTAG
- the LOC115964877 gene encoding uncharacterized protein LOC115964877, which produces MEVQPVLSFSDKDKVGTLQPHDDAPIVTLRIGGYDMKRMLVDQGSGAEIMYPNLFKRLKLRPENLTCYDSPLIGFNGKIVFPKGQVRLPVQAGLNVMEVNFIMVNAYSPYTAIVTRQWLHAMGAVSSTLHLKVKYSSRDQVEELVGS; this is translated from the coding sequence ATGGAGGTCCAACCAGTTTTAAGCTTTTCTGATAAGGACAAAGTTGGAACCTTGcagccacatgatgatgccCCAATAGTTACTCTCAGGATAGGAGGGTATGACATGAAAAGGATGCTGGTAGATCAGGGTAGTGGTGCAGAGATCATGTACCCTAACCTATTTAAGAGGCTGAAGCTGAGGCCGGAGAACCTAACCTGCTATGACTCTCCCCTGATAGGGTTTAATGGGAAGATTGTATTTCCGAAGGGCCAAGTTAGACTGCCTGTTCAAGCAGGGTTAAATGTCATGGAAGTGAACTTCATCATGGTAAATGCCTACTCGCCCTATACTGCCATTGTGACAAGACAATGGCTTCACGCCATGGGGGCCGTGTCTTCCACTCTGCACTTGAAGGTAAAGTATTCGTCAAGGGATCAAGTCGAGGAATTAGTTGGGAGCTAA